From Actinosynnema mirum DSM 43827, a single genomic window includes:
- a CDS encoding helix-turn-helix domain-containing protein gives MEDHKIVQRNLALQREWYGEPLGDRVRRLVVAFNVSQAQLAEVLGISAPMLSQVMSGRRAKIGNPAVLARMIMLERKVLTPDVATGAPEALQRALDEVRDSKPTVSRDSLPVNGADDETALLPYLRRIADRRELFQAADVLGEDFPALADLLRRAGRAR, from the coding sequence GTGGAGGACCACAAGATCGTCCAGCGCAACCTCGCTCTGCAGCGGGAGTGGTACGGGGAACCCCTCGGGGACCGGGTGCGCAGGCTGGTGGTGGCCTTCAACGTCTCCCAGGCTCAGCTCGCCGAGGTGCTGGGGATCAGCGCGCCGATGCTCAGCCAGGTGATGAGCGGGCGGCGCGCGAAGATCGGCAACCCGGCCGTGCTCGCCCGGATGATCATGCTGGAGCGCAAGGTCCTCACCCCGGACGTGGCCACCGGCGCGCCCGAGGCGCTCCAGCGGGCGCTGGACGAGGTGCGCGACTCCAAGCCGACGGTGAGCCGCGACTCGCTGCCCGTCAACGGGGCCGACGACGAGACGGCGCTGCTGCCGTACCTGCGCCGGATCGCCGACCGCCGCGAGCTGTTCCAGGCGGCCGACGTGCTGGGCGAGGACTTCCCGGCGCTGGCGGACCTGCTGCGCAGGGCGGGCCGGGCCCGTTGA